The nucleotide window TTTAGAACCAACTGGCATTCATTTATATTCACCAATAATTCATTTTTCCTTATTTAATTTATCTTCTAAATTATTAATAATTTGATTTTGTTTTTCTTCTAAACTTTTTATTTTTTCATCAATGATATTTGTTATTTCAATTAAATTTTTGCTATTTTCTTCACGTTCTTTTTCTCCTAAAGCAATAATTTTTTGATCAACTTTTATTTCTGACTCATTAACTGCAGCACTAATTTTCTCATCAACATTCGCTGTTGAATCCTTAACTGCATTAGCAATTTTCTCATCAACTTTTATTTCTGACTCATTAACTGCAGCACTAATTTTTTTATCAGTTTCATTTTTAAAATTATTTAATTGATTGTTAATTTCATTGATACATTTTTCTTCTGAAGCTTTAATTTTTTTATCAGTCTTGTCTTCTAATTCTTTTAACTTTGCTTCTGCATCATTATTACTTCATGGTCATTCCATAATTTTATTTTTCCTTTCTTCCATTTTTTAAATAGAAAATAATAAAAATGAAAAACATAATTAAATATAAATTTATGTTATTAACAAATCTAATTTTTATAAATTTATTTAATGTTGCACATATTATGCAGAGGACTTTGGGTTTGGGTCTTGTTAAATTTAAATTATTTATAAAAATTTATTATTATATTTTGGAAACTATTTAACACAAAAAAACATCTAAATTTTATTTGTTAATTTATTCAATTATATTTAAATTATGTTTTTAATCGTAAATTGATTCATATTAATTTAATTAAATTAAATTAACATAATCAATCCAAATTGATATAAACGATAATTACATCAGATATATATCAATCTAACTCTTATTAATTTCATTATATAGTAAAAATAATAAAAAGCAATTTTTTTTAAAATAAAAACCACTTTATCTGATTAATTTTTACCAACTAAGTTAACTAGATAAAGTAGCATTATATTATTACATTATTAAAAATTAAAATTATTTATTATTATAGCATCAAGGATGCGCTGGTTGTAAATTTTCTAAAGCGTTATTGGAAAGATTCCCATCAATATAGTCAATAGTTCAAGAATAATCTTTATCAGGTTGAATATCTTGATATTGAGCTTTTAGCATTAATTGGCCACAATATTTGCACGGTGCTTCTTGAAAAAGATCATACTTACTATAATCTTTATGTTCAAAATATTTTTGGACTTTATTCATTGCATATGATTTTCAAATTGAATTTCTTTCATATCTTCCTCATTTATGATTTGTATGTTTCATAAAAACCTCCATAATTCTTTTTTTATAAAAAATGTTACTAATTTTTTATTACTTAATAAGTTTCTTCAAAGAAATACGGAAACATGCTTCTTTAAATATAAATTTTTATAAATCTATGATAGTATTTTAATTGCATTTTTTAAGTTTAACATAATTAAAGTAACAATTAAGGTAAAACAACATTAATTGTTAAAGTTACATTATTTAAATTATATTTCTACTTTTAAATCGATTTAAATCAATATTAATTAATATAATCGATTTAAATTGATATAAACGATAATTACATCAGATATATATCAATATTATTATTTTTATTATATAACAAAAATAAGTAAACAAGACACTTTAAACAAAAATATATAAATTTTATTATAAAGGTGGTGCCCGTACTTTTTGGAAAAATTTAGTATCCTTGATTTTATGCACAATCTTACTTAAAATTAATTGTTTTAGTTTACTTAATTTTGCTGAAAAAATAATAATTAATAGTCGCATTTTAAAAGCATAGGCTGTTTCTGACTCCTAAAATATAATATATAAATAATATATTAAATTCCAGTAAATATTAAAACGTAATGACGAATTGATCAAATTAATGTTACTATTTTGAATATTATTTTTTCTCCTTAAAATCTTTTTAATTCAACGCAACACTATTTTAATTCTCCTTTAAAATATAAACACATTAATCCTAGTTAAAAAAAGTTTTACAAAACTAATTGCAAAACAATTTTAATCTTTACTAACAGAAATTAACGAACTAAAAATATTTGGTGGTGCTTTAGGTAAATGTCGTTTATGTTCAGAACTTTGATTTAATTGTTTAATTCGTTGTGCAATCGCTGTTGGAACTGATTTTCCTTGTAAATAATAATCTAATTGTTGATAAGTAAACCCTAATTCTTTTTCATCAGTTTGACTAGCTCATAATCCCGCTGTTGGTGGACGTGAAATAATTGCTGATGGCACACCTAATAATTGTGCTGCTTGCTGAACTTCCGATTTTAGTAAATGAATAATAGGGACTAAATCAGCAGCACCATCACCATATTTAGTAAAATATCCGACATGTCATTCATCAGCATTATCCGTTCCTAAAACCATATAATTGTGACTTTGTGCTAAAGCATATAAGGTTGTCATTCGTAACCGTGGCTTTATATTAGCGAATGCTAATTGATGAGGTGGCAAAGCTAATGTTGCAATTAAATTATCATATGTTCCTGTTAAATCAACAAGATGATTTTTTAATTGATGATTATTAACTAACAACTGTGCACATTCTTGATCAAAATAGTCAGAATGACAAGGCATTATAACTGTTAAATGTTGCTCAGGAAAAGCTTGTTTTGCTAATAAACTAACAACAGCCGAATCAATTCCACCTGATAAACCGACAATAACCCCTTGGCAGTGGGCTTTTGTCACTTCTGATTTAATTCATTTTACTAAATAACTTAAATATTGGTTTAATTCTTTCATTATTATCCATCCCATTCTAATTCGTAATCAAAAATGCGAACAATATCTCCTGCTTTTGCTCCTTTTGCTCGTAACTTTTCAAAAACTTTTAAATCTTGTAATTTTTTATTAAATAATAATAAATTATCATAAGTTGTAATTGGTGTTTTATGATAAGCTTGATAAACCGCTGCTCCCGATACTTTTCAAACACCATTGCCAAGATTAACAACTTCCACCTCTTCTTCAATTGGCGTGGTATATTTATATACTTTATAATCTTCTTCCGTTGATACTGGTTCGTCTAATTGCCATAATGCTTTATTATCCTTAATTTTTGTCAGAACTGTTCCAATGTGATTTATTAACAATGATAAATTTTGATTCATTAAACCACTAACTCCAATAATTTCGGCAGTTGGAATTTGGGTTTTAAATTTAATTAAATTTTTTGCTGCAATGTCAAGATCCATTTTATTTGCTACAATAATTTCTGGTCGTAGTTCCAATTTATAATTATATTTTTTTAATTCTGTTTTAACATTTAAATAATTTTGATAAACATCTTCTGTTCCATAATTTCCTGACATATCTAAGACATGGACAATCAATTTACAACGTTCAATATGCCGTAAGAAATCATGGCCTAGCCCCTTACCTGCTGCTGCGCCAGCAATTAATCCTGGTAAATCCGCCACAACAAAACTATGATGGTTTTGATCTTGGACAACTCCTAATTGCGGAGTTAATGTTGTAAATGGATAATCAGCTATTTGCGGTTTAGCTTTTGAAATTTTTGCTAATAAAGTTGATTTACCAGCATTAGGTAAACCAACTAAACCAACATCAGCTAAAACTTTTAATTCACAACGAATCTCTAATGTTTCGCCTAAATCACCAGCTTCAAAGATAGTTGGCGCTTTATTTTTAGAATTAGCAAAACGAGCATTGCCACGACCACCTTGGCCACCTTTTGCTAAGACAATTTCTTGCTGATGAGTAGTAATATCGCCAATAATTTCATTTGTTTTATTATTATAAATTAAAGTACCTAACGGAACTTTAATATACTTATTAGCAGCATTTTTACCATGCATATTTTTAATGCTTCCATTTTCACCATCAACTGCTTTAATTTCTCTTTGATATTTTAAATCAAGTAATGTATTCATTCCTTCATCGCCAACAAAAATAATGCTTCCACCATTACCACCATCACCACCCGAAGGGCCTCCTTTTGGAACATATAACTCACGATGAAAAGCAACGGCACCATCACCGCCTTTTCCTGCAAATAATTTAATTGTTGCGACATCAATAAATTTCATTATATACCCTTTTCTCGTTGTATCATCATCATTCAGTGCACTTAATAAACTATTTAAGAATTAATTTGACATCCCCCTGTTCAACACTGTTAAAACCAACAGAACAATTGTTTTTGAAATTTCATACCATCTGAACCCATTGCATTTTGAACAAAATAATTTAAACCTAAAATGTTATCTTTGCGTTTCTTAACTTAATAACCTCTAATTCTTTATAACTTATTATTAAAAATTGTAAAATCAGTAAATGGTGGAGCATCAACAGGAGATAAAAATAACTTTTTATCATATTCTTTTCTTTTGGTTGGATTTGATAAAATGTTATATGCTACTGGAATTTCATAAAATTTAGTTTCTGTATTTTTTATTTTTTCAAAATTAGTAGTAGAAGATACTTTTAGTATCTTATAATAATTTTTTGCACTAATTCTCCTTATATTTAAAAAATTTATTAATTAAGTTATATAAATTTATTTTGATAAGTAAAGAAACTTACTTTAAATTTTTTTCTTTAATTCTTAAATAGTTTTTATATTTGGACATATTATATTATAACAAAATTTAAATATTTTAGGAGTTATTTAATCCTTAAAAAAGAAAAAAACAATTAATATTGTTTTTTAAGGAATGTTTTTAAAAATAAATTATAATTTTAAATAGTTACTATTTTTTAATTCAACAATAATTTTCTGGCAAAGATTATCAAACTGTGAATAGGAAAATGAATATCAATGCACATTTGTTAATTGGTGTTTAAACCATGTGATTTGTTTTTTAGCATAAACTTTATTAGCTTGCACCATTGCTGCTAATGTTGCTTCATATGAAAGCTCACCTTTTAAATAACGAATAATTTCTGAACAACCAATAATTTTCATACTTTGCTTTGTTAAATCATAATTACAATATTTATATGCTGCTTCAACTTCAGCAAATAAACCTTGCTCTGTTAACCGTAACACCCGATCAAATAAATATTGATGCAGTTCTGCTTTATCTGGTAATAACCCAATAATATATGGTTCAATATATCATTCATTTCGGTGATGATCATTACTTGATTTTAATGTTCCTGTTTGTAAATAATATTCTAATGCCCGCCAAACTCGTTTTCGGTTATTAGGATGAATTTTAGTACTCTCTTGTGGATCAATTGTTGCTAATTTTTCTCATAAAGCATAATTTGAAACATGTTCATATTCCTTTGTTTTTAATAAATCACGACCCTGATCAGAAAATTGGTAATTCTTTAATAGTGCATTAATATATAACCCACTACCACCAACAACAATTGGAATTTTATTTTTACTTCATAATTGGGCTAATATTTTTCGTCCCTGCTGTTGGTACATCTTAATGGAATAATTATCATTTAAATCAATTGTTGATAATAAATGGTGTGGAATTCCAGCTTGTTCAGATGGTGTTACTTTATTTGTTGCAAGATTTAACCCATTAAAAATTTGGGTTGCATCAGCATTAATACATTCGCCATTAAAACGCTGAGCGATTTTAATTGATAAAGCAGTTTTACCACTTCCTGTTGGTCCAACAATTAAAATAACTTTTTTCGCCACCATCAAAACCTCACTCATCTCTTTATAAATTTTATCGGATAATTTATTTTTTTCAAATTAAAAAACTAACATTCAACTGTTAGCCTTTCATTTATTTTTAAGATAACCCTGAACCGCTTTAAGTGCTTGGGTGTAGAGTTACTGATTTATATAGCGGTTAATAACCCCAAACACACCTTAACGTTATAATAAACGTAGAAAACTGTCCTTGCGGACAATTACATTTTATCACATTTTATTTCTTTTTAGCAAAAATAACAAATCTAGTTTATTCAATTCCTAATAAATTAGAAATTACAAAACTTCCAATTAAATAACTAGAAACTGTTCCATAAATATTTGCAACAACTAATTTAACTCCAATTTTTTGTTCAATTGGTAAAATTGGTAAATTTTCAAAAAGATTCTCATTACTATTAACAACAGGATGCGCATCAACAAAATGTTTAGTTCATTTTTCAGGATCTCAGACCGTAAAAGTTAAAGTAATTCCTGCAATATCAGGACTAATAATATTTTGAATATTTTCCTTATCATCTTCAGTGCTATATTCCTTTCAAATATTTTTTAATTGAACATCATAATTTGTTTGCACTTTTTGTAAGTAAGCATTAAGTAAAACATGATAAAAAATTCCTTGATCAAATTTTGTCTCCTCATCATAATTCTTACTATTAGGATTTAAGGTTCATGAATGCGCATCTTTAAATCAATCTTTTACATTTTCACTGCGAAGTTGGTCAACATATAATCAACGTTTTTTGTTATATAAATCTGATTTTTCTGAAATTGGATTATCATAATAAGATACTAAAGTTTCTAAATCCGTTACTGTTTTATTTTTACTTTTTTGATCTAAATATCAATTATATTTCTCAACAACGGTTGGTCAAGGCTGACTTCTTAAATCTTGTGATGATAGTAAACTTTTTTTCATATATTCTAAACTATCTTTTGATAAATTTTCTTCGCTATGAATTTTTTGTAATTGCGACATAGTTCGTTGCATTTGTTTTAAAATATCTTTGTTCTCAATATTAATATTCATAATATTTTCTTTTGGAAAAAAGGTTGGTTTTACTCATGTATCAAGATTATAATCGAATAATGTAGCAACCTTACTATTTTCACCCAAAACAAGCTTATTAATAGTTTTTTTAGTATTTTCTGAAATTTGATTATCTGAAATATAAGGTAAATCAGGGATTGGATTACATCCAATTGTGTATGTTACCGGAGCAGCTAAGATGCTAATTGCAGCAAAGACACTGAACAATTTTTTCATTCCTATTTATCTCCTTTACCAAGAATTTCACGTTTGGTATTGTGTAATTACAAATAATAATATATTATTTTTATTAAAAAAACAAGATTAAATTATCTTTTTTCTCAAATTGGATGAACTTCGTGAACTTTCATCATTGCTGTCTTAATAATTTTATCACTTTTAATATTCATTGGTTTTTGAAACTCTTTTTTATTGTCTGTTTTGGTAACCCCTTGGACTGCTGCTTTTCAATCATTTAATGTTCCTCGCCGAGCTTTTGCATTTTTTCAATGCATTGCTAAGCAATTATTAACTTCTAATTTACCGCCTTTCTCTAGTGGCATTAATGGTTCAATAACTCATCCAAATTCTGTTTCTTGATTTAATTCTCCCATTTTAATAAAAGCTCCTGCAATATCACGACGATAAAGTAAATTATTACGACCACCACCACGAGCAGTATTATCTCAAATTGCACGAATTTCTGGCTCTGATAATTTTGAAAGATATTGTTTTTTCATAAGTAATCCCCTTTTTAAATTAGTATTTTTTAACTAACAGAAGTAATTATACACTATTTTATGTGATTTTCAATCTCTTAAGCAGCCAGAACATTATCCTTCTTGTTAAAAATAAAAAAGATAATATTTTATTATCTTTTTTAAATCAAATATTTTTACAATAAAAAATGTCTCTCAAATCTTAGATTGTCCAGGATAATCTTATTTTTCCATCCCAATATCATCGGTAACTTCAACTTCAATTTGCCCTACTGGTTTATTTACTGGATCTTCTTTTTTGTGCAATAAAATACTATTAGCATCATTAAGTAATTCTTTGTATTTATTTCCTTGGTCTTTATTAACGAAGGGAACATTTTCATAAATTGGTGTTTCTTGCGAACATGCTAATGTTGGTGCTACTGATTCATTAACATTTTTTTTATTTTCTGAATTTGTTCAAAAACTAGGTGTTTGATAAAGTAAGTCTATTTGTTCAAAGTATTTGCTATTTATGCATGTATTTATTAATTCATTTACATCATTAGAAATCTTATTTGATATTTTATTAGTTTCAATTTTATTAAACCCAAGTTTTTTAAAAAATTTATTAATGCTTTTTTTAATTGATTTATAAGTTTTTTTTAATGCTCTTTTAATTTCTGCAGTAATTTCCATTTTGTTTTTCTTTCTTATTCAATTAAGGCAATTTATTTTAAAACATAATATTTATCTTTTAAAATCATATACGGTTTTTATTCTATAACATTTATTTTAAATTAGCAATAGAATTTAAATTTATCATATTAGTGAATAATTTAAGTTATTGTTTTATATAAAACAATAATAAAAAACAACTTATAGAGAAGTTGTTTTATTATTTTTACTTTTTGAAAAAATTAAGCAAGTTTAAATTCTATTAAAAGTAAAATTAGATTTATCAAATTTTTGCTTTTTTTGCTTTCATTTTTTATTACCTTGAGTATTAAATTTCTTTTTTGTATTTTGGTTCTTTTTATTATCTAAATATGAATCCTCATATTTAAAACTATTGTTTTTTTGGTTAAAAGCTGATTTTTTATGATTAGTACTAAAACTTTTTCTTTCTTGAGGTTTTTGTTTTAAATCATATGTTGTAATATCTAATAACTCGATCTTTTTCTTTTGGTATGCACCTAAATGCTGAATTTCTCTTAAATCATTACGATTTGAAACAATTGATATCGCTACACCAGTAGCACCAGCACGTGCTGTTCTACCAATTCGATGAATATAACTTTCTCGTTCTGTTGGAATATCATAATTAATAACATAATCAATATTATCAATATCAATTCCTCGTGCTGCAACATCAGTGGCAACCATAACTCGTACTTTACCATCACGAAATAAACGCATTGCCTGTCCTCGTTCATAACGACTTTTATCACCATTAATGATGCAACAAGGAATACCATTATTTGTTAACATTTCAGCAATTTTATTAGTAAAAACTTTTGTATTTGAAAATATAATGCTTCGTTTTGGTTGCAAATGTTTATATAATGCTATTAAAACATCTTCCTTATGATAAGATATTGCGTTAACATAATGCTGGCTAATATTATTTTGTTCAATAACATTTTTTGTAACAACAATTTCAACGGGATTAGTTTGATAGTTATTAGCAATTTCTAATACTTGTTTTGGCATTGTTGCGGAAAATAATAATGTTTGATATTTATTAGGAGCATTTTGAAATACTTTATCAAGGTCAGTTTTAAATCCCATTTTTAACATTTCATCAGCTTCATCTAAAACAATTGTTTTAATTTTATCTAATCGCAATGTTTTACGATTAATATGATCAGCAATTCGCCCCGGAGTTCCCACAATAATATTGCTTTTTCGTAAAGCATAAATTTGACGTTGAATATGTGAACCACCACAAATTAAGGTTGCATTTACTCCTTCTAAATAAGTTGCAAATTTTCGAACCTGTTCAATTATTTGACTTGCTAATTCATGGGTTGGACATAAAATAATCGCTTGTGGTTGTTTTAAGTGTGTATTTAAGTTTTGCAAAATTGGCAAAATAAAAGCTACAGTTTTACCAGTACCCGTATGACTTTTACCAATAATATCTTGATTATTAAGAGCAACTGGGATAGCTTTTTCTTGGATTTCAGTTAGGTTAGTATAACCCATTTTAGCAATCATTCGCTGTAATGCTGGGTATAAATTTAATGTATTAAAATTCATTTAGTCTCCTTTAAAATTTAGTATAAATAGTTTAGTTGTTTTTTTAACATTACAGCTGTTGAATTTACATATTAATATTATTTTAGATAACAGAATAAATTAAAGTTTAACAACTTACTAAGTATACCTTAAAAAAATAAGAAAATAAAGGATTTTTCTTAGAAATTAGAATGAATTCTATTAAAAATAAATAAAAAAAGCAATAAAAATTGCTTTTTTTATTTATTTTTTGATAAAACTCTTAAAATGGTCACCAATTTGTTAAAAAATGAGTTGTTGATGATGCTACATCTTTTGTTGTATTAGCAACTGAATTAGCAAAATTTTTCACTTCATCAGAATGATTATAAGCATAATAGCCAATTGCTCCAACGGCTGCTGATCCTAGTACTATTCCTGCCGATCCTGGTACAATTCCAAATAAGGCACATACTAAACCATTAGTAAATTCACCTATCACTTGTCCTACTATTCGTGGTGTTTTTTTTAACCCTTTATAAGCTAAAACTGCTCCTTTTTTAATTCCTATCTTAAGATTTTTACCTTGAGTTTTTATAAAAATTTTAAGATTTTTACTTTCTTCTTTGACAAGGGCTTTAACAGCTTTTCCTGCAGTTTTCATCCCTTGAAAAGTATTTTTACCTATTTTCTCAATATTTTTACCTTGGCCTTTCATAATTGTTCTTAAATGTTTACCTTGGCCTTTCATAATTGTTCTTAAATGTTTACCTTCTTCTTTCAAAAATGTTTCAGCAGTATTACCAATATTTTTTATACTCTGGAATCCACGCTTAATCACTTTTTTTACTTTATTAGTTTTTCTTGTAAAAAAGTTTTTAATCCCATTGTTTGATTTTGCTATATCTTTAATACCAGTTTCTGATATTTTTTCA belongs to Spiroplasma melliferum and includes:
- a CDS encoding NH3-dependent NAD+ synthetase, with product MGWIIMKELNQYLSYLVKWIKSEVTKAHCQGVIVGLSGGIDSAVVSLLAKQAFPEQHLTVIMPCHSDYFDQECAQLLVNNHQLKNHLVDLTGTYDNLIATLALPPHQLAFANIKPRLRMTTLYALAQSHNYMVLGTDNADEWHVGYFTKYGDGAADLVPIIHLLKSEVQQAAQLLGVPSAIISRPPTAGLWASQTDEKELGFTYQQLDYYLQGKSVPTAIAQRIKQLNQSSEHKRHLPKAPPNIFSSLISVSKD
- a CDS encoding putative GTPase: MKFIDVATIKLFAGKGGDGAVAFHRELYVPKGGPSGGDGGNGGSIIFVGDEGMNTLLDLKYQREIKAVDGENGSIKNMHGKNAANKYIKVPLGTLIYNNKTNEIIGDITTHQQEIVLAKGGQGGRGNARFANSKNKAPTIFEAGDLGETLEIRCELKVLADVGLVGLPNAGKSTLLAKISKAKPQIADYPFTTLTPQLGVVQDQNHHSFVVADLPGLIAGAAAGKGLGHDFLRHIERCKLIVHVLDMSGNYGTEDVYQNYLNVKTELKKYNYKLELRPEIIVANKMDLDIAAKNLIKFKTQIPTAEIIGVSGLMNQNLSLLINHIGTVLTKIKDNKALWQLDEPVSTEEDYKVYKYTTPIEEEVEVVNLGNGVWKVSGAAVYQAYHKTPITTYDNLLLFNKKLQDLKVFEKLRAKGAKAGDIVRIFDYELEWDG
- a CDS encoding tRNA delta(2)-isopentenylpyrophosphate transferase, translating into MSEVLMVAKKVILIVGPTGSGKTALSIKIAQRFNGECINADATQIFNGLNLATNKVTPSEQAGIPHHLLSTIDLNDNYSIKMYQQQGRKILAQLWSKNKIPIVVGGSGLYINALLKNYQFSDQGRDLLKTKEYEHVSNYALWEKLATIDPQESTKIHPNNRKRVWRALEYYLQTGTLKSSNDHHRNEWYIEPYIIGLLPDKAELHQYLFDRVLRLTEQGLFAEVEAAYKYCNYDLTKQSMKIIGCSEIIRYLKGELSYEATLAAMVQANKVYAKKQITWFKHQLTNVHWYSFSYSQFDNLCQKIIVELKNSNYLKL
- a CDS encoding putative ATP-dependent RNA helicase, whose translation is MNFNTLNLYPALQRMIAKMGYTNLTEIQEKAIPVALNNQDIIGKSHTGTGKTVAFILPILQNLNTHLKQPQAIILCPTHELASQIIEQVRKFATYLEGVNATLICGGSHIQRQIYALRKSNIIVGTPGRIADHINRKTLRLDKIKTIVLDEADEMLKMGFKTDLDKVFQNAPNKYQTLLFSATMPKQVLEIANNYQTNPVEIVVTKNVIEQNNISQHYVNAISYHKEDVLIALYKHLQPKRSIIFSNTKVFTNKIAEMLTNNGIPCCIINGDKSRYERGQAMRLFRDGKVRVMVATDVAARGIDIDNIDYVINYDIPTERESYIHRIGRTARAGATGVAISIVSNRNDLREIQHLGAYQKKKIELLDITTYDLKQKPQERKSFSTNHKKSAFNQKNNSFKYEDSYLDNKKNQNTKKKFNTQGNKKWKQKKQKFDKSNFTFNRI